A genomic stretch from Pochonia chlamydosporia 170 chromosome 4, whole genome shotgun sequence includes:
- a CDS encoding RLI domain-containing protein (similar to Metarhizium acridum CQMa 102 XP_007811035.1) — MVRHKKDFAARGKKGGRGGGHGGGSSRHPRQQDDSESETTRPAFKAACWDLGHCDPKRCSGKKLMKLGMMRDLHMGQRHNGVIITPNGRQVVSPADRDLMDQYGAAVVECSWARTQEVQWSKVGGKCERLLPYLVAANTVNYGKPWRLNCVEALAAAFYICGHPDWAEQILGPFSYGESFLDINSSILKRYAACQDAAEVKQTEAEWMERLEREYAESREQGDGDMWTTGNTNHRAMPSSDEEEDEGDESDGRSDDEGSVDGIYLGKKPLDPKPGEIPKTIEDAQARRDKDPFDITDDSDDDAAMEEIRRKVLASKTFSNPNPETEEKKKPASIPRPQQRQQYQVDLDAQPDSDNERSDDNYDDSDPGEEDDEFDNIIEATPVTDKIGLAKLEKERRLATTTTKSFSSNSVSAPSRW; from the coding sequence ATGGTTCGACACAAGAAAGACTTTGCCGCCAGAGGCAAAAAAGGTGGCCGTGGCGGTGGCCATGGAGGCGGCAGCTCTCGACATCCCCGCCAACAAGACGACTCAGAGAGCGAAACAACACGCCCTGCGTTCAAGGCAGCATGCTGGGACCTCGGCCATTGCGATCCCAAACGATGCTCAGGGAAAAAGCTCATGAAGCTAGGAATGATGCGCGACCTTCACATGGGACAACGACACAacggcgtcatcatcacaccCAACGGTCGACAGGTCGTCTCCCCCGCCGATCGCGACCTCATGGACCAGTATGGCGCTGCCGTCGTTGAGTGCTCTTGGGCTCGTACCCAAGAAGTTCAGTGGAGTAAGGTTGGAGGAAAGTGCGAAAGACTATTACCCTATCTCGTTGCCGCGAATACCGTGAATTATGGCAAGCCGTGGCGATTGAACTGCGTCGAAGCCCTTGCAGCGGCCTTTTACATTTGCGGACACCCCGACTGGGCGGAGCAGATCCTGGGCCCCTTTTCATATGGCGAGTCTTTCTTGGATATAAATTCGAGCATTCTCAAACGATATGCTGCCtgtcaagatgctgctgagGTGAAACAGACTGAGGCAGAATGGATGGAGAGACTGGAGCGAGAATACGCCGAGAGTAGGGAGCAAGGTGACGGCGACATGTGGACAACCGGTAATACTAATCACAGGGCGATGCCCTCATcagatgaggaagaggacgaagggGACGAAAGCGACGGCAGGtcagatgatgaaggcagTGTGGACGGCATATACCTTGGGAAGAAACCGCTAGATCCTAAGCCTGGTGAAATCCCCAAAACAATAGAGGACGCACAAGCGAGGCGAGACAAAGATCCATTTGATATCACAGACGacagcgatgacgacgcCGCCATGGAGGAAATCCGGCGCAAGGTCCTCGCGTCCAAGACCTTTTCGAATCCAAATCCCGAGAccgaggagaagaaaaaacCAGCTTCAATACCACGACCACAACAACGGCAGCAGTACCAAGTCGATCTTGATGCGCAGCCAGATTCAGATAATGAGAGGAGTGATGATAATTATGACGACAGTGATCctggggaggaggatgatgagtttgataATATCATTGAGGCTACGCCCGTGACTGACAAGATCGGGCTGGCAAAGCTTGAAAAGGAAAGGAGGCTGGCTACTACAACTACCAAGAGCTTCTCGTCAAATTCGGTATCGGCACCGAGTAGGTGGTAG
- a CDS encoding mitochondrial translation initiation factor (similar to Neosartorya fischeri NRRL 181 XP_001265014.1), translating to MKGTKTTPNRNANRANRETSKPTVSDTTRVKTRNRNHGTHEAQVKKSKSVLADVFKTMREPKPPPTPESWSTAGQEAQSKTQTTGLSPEDSSTGSARSSTSSASVRIDQRNASTAESSKHPPGGAPRQIGWGAFSHRKQQAPTHGHNHGNESTLWSEITRANKTKGKPHQRPKPANIGGSAKAKVNEPEVASEQDFWGELDTRVAGITEEKGRGRRGAVTAGAPDRRVEDGAGHNQTVGHPPQEKAREKERRKSRFDLEDEPTSNDRPSKKTRKTARGRRAELEEDWDDESTHRWEQKQRRKAEKEARKDNKLQEEAQAITIFLPEYISASNLAQALKQRPDQFLMDMEEMGFENVTPDTIMTGETAALISMEYGFDPTVDTGSQRDLKPRPIPDDVSSLPSRPPVVTIMGHVDHGKTTLLDWLRKSSVAAQEHGGITQHIGAFVVKMSTGKQITFLDTPGHAAFLSMRQRGANVTDIVVLVVAADDSVMPQTIEALKHATAAKVPIIVAINKIDKEDARVDQVKADLARHGVEIEDYGGDVQVVCVSGKTGQGMPDLEENIITLSEILDVRAESDNMAEGWILESSVKQNGKAATVLVKRGTLRLGDFIVAGKTWARVRALRNEAGTELSEAPPGTPVEVLGWRELPDAGEQVLQAPDEGKAKTAVEYRLEMAEREQSSVQLAEQEQRQREKAAAESLAEAASGEEGAADVPSEPGILYQNFTVKADVVGSVEAVCGSILELGNNEVRPKILRSAAGQISEYDIDHAAASNSVIVNFNVSILPHIKQRAEEAKVKILDHNVIYHVVDDAKAALSELLPMKVTHRVTGEADILQVFPINIKKRVFKNIAGCRVRNGSVKKSSMVKVLRKGKVVFDGKIDTLKHVKKDVSEMSKGTECGIGLDGFEDFQVDDQIQAYEEVKEKREL from the exons ATGAAAGGGACCAAAACCACTCCGAACAGAAATGCCAACAGAGCGAATCGCGAAACGAGCAAGCCCACCGTCTCGGACACTACCCGCGTCAAGACCAGAAACCGAAATCACGGTACCCACGAGGCACAAGtcaaaaagtcaaaatcCGTTCTCGCCGATGTGTTTAAAACGATGCGCGAACCGAAACCGCCTCCAACACCTGAGTCCTGGTCCACGGCTGGTCAAGAGGCGCAAAGTAAAACCCAGACGACGGGCCTTTCGCCAGAGGACTCAAGTACTGGCTCTGCTCGCTCGAGCACATCTTCCGCCAGCGTCCGTATAGATCAACGCAATGCTTCCACTGCTGAATCATCGAAGCATCCTCCGGGTGGTGCTCCAAGACAAATCGGATGGGGCGCCTTTAGCCACCGGAAACAGCAGGCTCCTACGCATGGCCATAACCATGGTAATGAGTCCACCTTGTGGTCGGAGATCACAAGGGCgaacaaaacaaaaggaaaacCACATCAGAGGCCAAAGCCCGCAAATATCGGTGGTTCAGCTAAAGCCAAAGTTAATGAGCCCGAGGTTGCATCGGAACAAGACTTTTGGGGAGAGCTAGACACGAGAGTCGCTGGAATTACAGAAGAGAAGGGCAGGGGTCGACGAGGAGCAGTCACGGCTGGTGCTCCAGATAgaagagttgaagatggcgcaGGGCACAATCAGACCGTTGGGCATCCACCACAGGAAAAGGCCAGGGAAAAGGAGAGGAGGAAATCGCGCTTTGACCTTGAAGACGAACCAACTTCGAATGATCGACCAAGCAAGAAAACGAGAAAAACTGCAAGAGGGCGCCGGGCTGAattggaggaggattgggaCGATGAGTCGACACATCGATGGGAACAAAAACAGCGTCGaaaggcagagaaggaggCACGCAAAGACAACAAGCTTCAGGAAGAGGCTCAAGCTATCACGATCTTTCTTCCCGAGTACATCAGCGCGTCAAACTTGGCCCAGGCTTTGAAGCAGCGCCCAGATCAGTTCTtaatggacatggaagagATGGGCTTTGAGAATGTGACGCCTGATACCATCATGACGGGTGAAACCGCTGCGCTCATCTCCATGGAGTACGGCTTCGATCCTACGGTCGACACTGGTTCGCAACGCGATTTAAAACCTCGCCCAATTCCAGATGATGTGTCCTCACTTCCAAGCCGCCCTCCAGTGGTCACTATCATGGGTCACGTTGATCACGGGAAGACGACACTGTTGGACTGGTTACGGAAATCATCTGTTGCTGCTCAAGAACATGGCGGGATCACACAGCACATCGGCGCCTTTGTTGTCAAGATGTCCACTGGCAAACAAATTACCTTCTTGGACACACCAGGACACGCTGCCTTTCTCTCCATGCGTCAGAGAGGAGCCAACGTTACCGATATTGTTGTCTTGGTAGTTGCTGCTGATGACAGTGTCATGCCACAGACTATCGAAGCCTTGAAGCATGCCACAGCTGCCAAGGTGCCCATCATCGTGGCGATCAACAAGATTGATAAAGAGGACGCCCGAGTTGACCAAGTAAAGGCGGATCTTGCTCGGCATGGGGTCGAAATTGAAGATTACGGTGGAGACGTACAAGTTGTTTGCGTGAGTGGTAAAACCGGTCAAGGCATGCCTGATCTGGAGGAAAATATCATTACGCTCTCGGAGATCCTCGACGTACGCGCAGAATCAGACAATATGGCAGAGGGCTGGATTCTCGAGTCCAGTGTGAAACAGAACGGCAAGGCAGCAACGGTTCTAGTGAAGCGTGGAACACTCCGCCTAGGAGACTTCATTGTTGCGGGCAAAACATGGGCCAGGGTTCGAGCCCTTCGCAACGAAGCCGGGACTGAGCTATCAGAAGCACCACCAGGTACTCCCGTTGAAGTATTGGGTTGGCGAGAATTGCCAGATGCCGGGGAGCAGGTCTTGCAGGCTCCAGACgaaggcaaggcaaagacgGCTGTTGAGTACCGGTTAGAAATGGCAGAGCGTGAGCAGAGCTCAGTGCAGCTAGCTGAGCAAGAACAGCGGCAAAGGGAGAAAGCTGCAGCAGAATCCCTTGCCGAAGCTGCctctggagaagaaggagctGCTGATGTTCCGTCGGAGCCTGGTATCCTGTACCAGAATTTCACAGTAAAGGCCGATGTCGTCGGCTCAGTCGAGGCCGTCTGTGGCAGCATCCTGGAACTGGGCAACAATGAAGTACGACCCAAGATCCTTAGGTCAGCAGCCGGTCAAATTTCAGAATACGATATTGACCATGCGGCGGCTTCAAATAGCGTAAttgtcaacttcaacgtTTCCATCTTGCCCCATATCAAGCAGCGggcagaagaagccaaagtcaaaatTTTGGACCATAATGTCATTTACCACGTTGTGGATGACGCCAAGGCAGCCCTTTCAGAGCTACTACCTATGAAGGTCACCCACCGTGTCACTGGAGAGGCGGACATTCTCCAGGTATTCCCCATCAACATAAAGAAGAGAGTCTTCAAGAATATCGCCGGGTGTCGAGTCCGAAATGGATCAGTCAAGAAGTCGTCCATGGTCAAAGTACTGCGAAAGGGCAAGGTCGTCTTTGATG GCAAAATCGACACTCTGAAGCACGTCAAGAAGGACGTGTCGGAGATGAGCAAAGGCACTGAATGCGGCATCGGTCTAGACGGCTTTGAAGATTTCCAAGTCGACGATCAGATCCAGGCGTATGAGGAGGTTAAAGAGAAGCGAGAATTATGA